From the Rhodoferax sp. WC2427 genome, one window contains:
- a CDS encoding phosphatase PAP2 family protein, producing the protein MPFDVAAWAPWALEIYAGVLALLLLATTGGWWLVRRIDVPRDQSSLSPALYLGLRLAAGFAVIVTGAWVFAELAEKLGTDGAMGRADQALADSLRTQLPPAALQMFALLTRLADTPTVVGLCILVAAVLVWRGRRWLALGWVLAVAGNGVLNTTLKQIFARVRPVHDDGLVLAHGFSFPSGHSSGSVVLYGMLAYVLCRFVPPRWQLPLVLAAVALAFSVGVSRVFLRVHFASDVLAGFASGTAWLVVCIVSIELTRWTRNR; encoded by the coding sequence ATGCCGTTTGATGTGGCAGCCTGGGCCCCGTGGGCTTTGGAAATCTATGCGGGTGTGCTGGCGCTGCTGCTGCTGGCTACCACGGGCGGCTGGTGGCTGGTGCGGCGCATCGACGTGCCGCGCGACCAAAGCAGCCTGTCGCCTGCGCTGTACCTGGGCCTGCGGCTGGCGGCGGGCTTTGCGGTGATCGTCACCGGGGCCTGGGTGTTTGCCGAGCTGGCCGAAAAGCTGGGCACCGACGGCGCCATGGGTCGGGCCGACCAGGCGCTGGCCGACAGCCTGCGCACCCAGTTGCCGCCGGCCGCGCTGCAGATGTTCGCGCTACTGACCCGCCTGGCCGATACCCCCACCGTTGTCGGTCTGTGCATCCTGGTGGCCGCTGTGTTGGTGTGGCGCGGCCGCCGCTGGCTGGCGCTGGGCTGGGTGCTGGCGGTGGCGGGCAACGGCGTGCTCAACACCACGCTGAAGCAGATTTTTGCGCGGGTGCGGCCGGTGCACGACGACGGGCTGGTCTTGGCCCACGGCTTCAGCTTTCCCAGCGGCCACAGTTCGGGTTCGGTGGTGCTGTACGGCATGCTGGCCTATGTGCTGTGCCGCTTTGTGCCGCCGCGCTGGCAACTGCCGCTGGTGCTGGCGGCGGTGGCGCTGGCGTTTTCGGTGGGGGTGAGCCGGGTGTTTCTGCGTGTGCACTTTGCCAGCGATGTGCTGGCGGGCTTTGCGTCGGGCACGGCCTGGCTGGTGGTGTGCATTGTCAGCATCGAGCTGACGCGCTGGACGCGCAACCGCTAG
- a CDS encoding carbohydrate ABC transporter permease: MNATTPVKVRNQRPAKSWFTPARIGIYAFLLMSALFFLLPLYVMVVTSLKPMEEIRLGQIFALPSRPTIEAWAIAWSSACTGLECTGIQVGFWNSLKIVVPSAMLSIFIGALNGYALAYWRRPWAGVFFAILLLGAFIPYQVHLYPLVRGLSMLGLFSTLPAIVLVHTIFGMPVMTLLFRNYYASLPEELVKAARIDGGGFWRIFFQLMIPMSTPIIIVAVIMQVTGIWNDFLLGLVFAGRENLPMTVQLNNIINTTTGERLYNVNMAATILTSSVPLFIYLISGRWFVRGIAAGAVKG; this comes from the coding sequence ATGAACGCCACCACTCCCGTCAAGGTGCGCAACCAGCGCCCGGCCAAATCCTGGTTCACCCCGGCCCGCATCGGCATCTACGCCTTTTTGCTGATGAGCGCCCTATTCTTTCTGCTGCCACTGTATGTGATGGTGGTGACCTCGCTCAAGCCCATGGAAGAGATCCGCCTGGGCCAGATCTTCGCCCTGCCCAGCCGCCCCACCATCGAAGCCTGGGCGATTGCCTGGTCCAGTGCCTGCACCGGGCTGGAGTGCACCGGCATCCAGGTGGGCTTCTGGAACTCCTTGAAGATCGTGGTCCCCAGCGCGATGCTGTCGATCTTCATTGGTGCGCTCAACGGCTACGCACTGGCCTACTGGCGCAGGCCCTGGGCCGGGGTGTTCTTTGCCATTTTGCTGCTGGGCGCGTTCATTCCCTACCAGGTGCACCTGTATCCGCTGGTGCGCGGGCTGTCCATGCTGGGCCTATTCAGCACCTTGCCCGCCATCGTGCTGGTGCACACCATCTTCGGCATGCCGGTGATGACGCTGCTGTTCCGCAACTACTACGCAAGCCTGCCCGAAGAGCTGGTGAAGGCCGCGCGCATCGACGGCGGTGGCTTCTGGCGCATCTTCTTCCAGCTGATGATTCCCATGTCCACCCCCATCATCATCGTGGCGGTGATCATGCAGGTCACCGGCATCTGGAACGACTTCCTGCTGGGCCTGGTGTTTGCCGGGCGCGAGAACCTGCCCATGACGGTGCAGCTCAACAACATCATCAACACCACCACCGGCGAGCGTTTGTACAACGTCAACATGGCGGCCACCATCCTCACCTCCTCGGTGCCGCTGTTCATCTATCTCATCTCCGGTCGTTGGTTCGTACGCGGCATCGCTGCTGGCGCAGTGAAAGGTTGA
- a CDS encoding ABC transporter ATP-binding protein: protein MSSVSIQQLHIRLGNVDILQNMNLEVVDGEFLVLLGPSGCGKSTLLHTIAGLIDVHDGVIEIGGNDVTWADPKDRSIGMVFQSYALYPTMTVERNMSFGPRITGIPADEIARRVERASAMLHLGPLLQRKPSQLSGGQRQRVAIGRALVRDAGVYLFDEPLSNLDAKLRNELRRELKQLHVDIGKTMVYVTHDQTEAMTLASRIAVMLDGKIQQIGTPAEVYDRPINRFVAGFLGSPTMNFFEGVIASDNGQLVWRAPGLTVDVAAYPFATPPHMGQKAVLGVRPEHVDLVPLDQPALGKATVTLAEPMGAMVVLWLDLGGTAMSCIADSHTPHQRGHTLGVRCDVRRISLFGEDGQRL, encoded by the coding sequence ATGTCTAGTGTCAGCATCCAACAACTCCACATCCGCCTGGGCAATGTGGACATCCTGCAAAACATGAACCTGGAGGTCGTCGATGGCGAATTCCTGGTGCTGCTGGGCCCCTCGGGCTGCGGCAAATCCACCCTGCTGCACACGATCGCCGGGCTGATCGACGTGCATGACGGCGTGATCGAAATCGGCGGCAACGACGTCACCTGGGCCGACCCCAAGGACCGCTCCATCGGCATGGTGTTCCAGAGCTACGCGCTCTACCCCACCATGACGGTGGAACGCAACATGTCGTTCGGCCCGCGCATCACCGGCATTCCGGCCGATGAAATCGCCCGCCGCGTGGAACGTGCATCCGCCATGCTGCACCTGGGGCCGCTGCTGCAGCGCAAGCCTTCGCAGCTCTCCGGCGGGCAGCGCCAGCGGGTGGCGATTGGCCGTGCCCTGGTGCGCGATGCCGGGGTGTATCTGTTTGACGAGCCGCTGTCGAATCTGGACGCCAAGTTGCGCAACGAGCTGCGCCGCGAGCTCAAGCAGCTGCACGTGGACATCGGCAAGACCATGGTGTATGTGACCCACGACCAGACCGAGGCTATGACCCTGGCCAGCCGCATCGCGGTGATGCTGGACGGCAAGATCCAGCAGATCGGCACCCCCGCCGAAGTCTACGACCGGCCCATCAACCGCTTCGTGGCGGGCTTTCTGGGCTCGCCCACCATGAACTTCTTCGAAGGCGTGATCGCCTCCGACAACGGCCAGTTGGTGTGGCGCGCCCCGGGCCTGACGGTCGACGTAGCCGCCTACCCCTTTGCCACGCCGCCGCACATGGGCCAAAAGGCGGTGCTGGGCGTGCGCCCGGAGCACGTGGACCTGGTGCCGCTGGACCAGCCCGCCCTGGGCAAAGCCACCGTCACCCTGGCCGAGCCCATGGGTGCCATGGTGGTGCTGTGGCTGGACCTGGGCGGCACGGCCATGTCGTGTATCGCCGACAGCCACACCCCGCACCAGCGCGGCCACACCCTGGGCGTGCGCTGCGACGTGCGGCGCATCTCGCTGTTTGGCGAGGACGGCCAGCGGCTGTAG
- a CDS encoding CYTH domain-containing protein: MATEIERKFLVTGDAWRQGPGTLLSQGYLNRDKQRTVRVRIAGEQAFLTIKGPNQGATRAEFEYPVPLADAAQMLALCDGPTVEKIRRVVLHKGFAWDVDEFLGQNAGLVVAEIELASEDQVFARPAWVGQEVTDDARYYNSRLATHPYSGWQAP, translated from the coding sequence TTGGCCACTGAAATCGAACGCAAGTTTCTCGTCACCGGCGACGCCTGGCGGCAAGGCCCTGGCACTCTGCTCAGCCAGGGTTACCTGAACCGCGACAAGCAGCGCACGGTGCGAGTGCGCATTGCGGGCGAGCAGGCTTTTTTGACCATCAAGGGCCCGAACCAGGGCGCCACGCGGGCCGAGTTCGAATACCCGGTTCCGCTGGCCGATGCAGCGCAGATGCTGGCGCTGTGCGATGGGCCCACCGTCGAGAAAATCCGCCGCGTCGTCCTGCACAAGGGCTTCGCCTGGGATGTAGACGAATTTTTGGGCCAGAACGCCGGGCTGGTGGTAGCCGAGATCGAATTGGCGTCCGAAGACCAGGTGTTTGCCCGGCCCGCCTGGGTGGGCCAGGAAGTGACGGACGATGCGCGCTACTACAACTCCCGCCTGGCCACGCACCCTTACAGCGGGTGGCAAGCGCCCTAG
- a CDS encoding MFS transporter: MNLPLLALAVAAFGIGTTEFVIMGLLPEVATDLGVTIPAAGMLVSAYALGVAVGGPVLAVATAKMPRKTTLAWLMALFVVGNIGCALAPTYGWLMVARVLTSFCHAAFFGIGAVVATQVVAPEKRAQAMSMMFAGLTLANVLGVPLGTLLGQQTGWRSTFWAVSVIGVLAMAAVLRWVPALRQTLSGSALGEFRVLRHKQVWLALGMSMLASASMFTMFTYITPILRDVTGIAPQNVSYVLLLCGVGLTIGNLLGGRLADWRLMPSLMCIFAAIAVVLAAFSVTSQWVWPAVATLVLWGVVSFATGAPLQVRVVSQAGDAPSLASTLNIGAFNLGNALGAWLGGSAIAAGWSLRTLPLLAAGVTLGALALTLYSARLDRGVPVRGAMVGA; this comes from the coding sequence ATGAACCTCCCTCTGCTGGCCCTGGCCGTTGCCGCTTTTGGCATTGGCACCACCGAATTCGTCATCATGGGCCTGCTGCCCGAAGTCGCCACCGACCTGGGCGTGACCATTCCCGCCGCGGGCATGCTGGTGTCGGCCTACGCCCTGGGCGTGGCAGTAGGCGGCCCGGTGCTGGCGGTGGCCACAGCCAAGATGCCACGCAAAACCACGCTGGCCTGGCTGATGGCCTTGTTTGTGGTGGGCAACATCGGCTGCGCGCTGGCCCCCACCTACGGCTGGCTGATGGTGGCGCGGGTGCTCACCTCGTTTTGCCACGCGGCCTTCTTCGGGATTGGCGCGGTGGTGGCCACCCAGGTGGTGGCACCGGAGAAGCGGGCCCAGGCCATGTCGATGATGTTTGCGGGGCTGACGCTGGCCAATGTGCTGGGTGTGCCGCTGGGCACGCTGCTGGGGCAGCAAACCGGCTGGCGCAGCACCTTCTGGGCGGTGTCGGTGATCGGCGTGCTGGCCATGGCCGCCGTGCTGCGCTGGGTGCCCGCGCTGCGCCAGACGCTGAGCGGCAGCGCCCTGGGCGAGTTCCGCGTGCTGCGCCACAAGCAGGTGTGGCTGGCGCTGGGCATGAGCATGTTGGCATCGGCCAGCATGTTCACCATGTTTACCTACATCACGCCCATCCTGCGCGACGTGACCGGCATCGCGCCGCAAAACGTCAGCTACGTGCTGCTGCTGTGCGGCGTGGGCCTGACCATCGGCAACCTGCTGGGCGGGCGGCTGGCCGACTGGCGGCTGATGCCGTCGCTGATGTGCATCTTTGCGGCCATCGCGGTGGTGCTGGCCGCGTTCTCGGTCACCAGCCAGTGGGTCTGGCCCGCCGTGGCCACCCTGGTGCTGTGGGGCGTGGTGTCGTTTGCCACCGGCGCGCCCCTGCAGGTGCGGGTGGTGTCCCAGGCCGGGGATGCGCCCAGCCTGGCCTCCACGCTGAACATCGGTGCGTTTAACCTGGGCAACGCCCTGGGGGCCTGGCTGGGTGGCAGCGCGATTGCCGCGGGCTGGTCGCTGCGCACCCTGCCGCTGCTGGCCGCCGGGGTGACGCTGGGTGCGCTGGCCCTGACGCTGTACAGCGCGCGGCTGGACCGGGGTGTGCCGGTGCGCGGGGCGATGGTCGGGGCCTGA
- a CDS encoding diguanylate cyclase, producing MLATTPPPLSSTGPDRPPWWIYLLLPLLHFASVKLTLLCAVTPETEAVVWLPNAVLLAALLRYQGQRGWAMAALTTSSDVLATTSAFPLGSSVMLGLVNLAEVLLAYGLMRRMHVSRGLQRIEDFGKFIAAGPIVAALLAALLASAILLHMDAGITTPYLALVRVWWFGDALGLLIYTPLLLSFSGPVHAPPTRCTLLDGTIVLLGVALAWLVFSAEQGEVGGVSVTPDLLLPPVLYLAVRFGIRWTALAVALISLATAWVLTTGHQPFGAVDVHLEIVRAQEFIFTLCTVGIGFAILLTELKTHERGLEDKVRERTQALEASNARLAELSATDGLTGIANRRRFDEVLASEWSRATRSGQPLALVMLDVDFFKPYNDHYGHLAGDDCLRHVARVLAAQLHRGGDLVARYGGEEFVLLAWVRDAADARHIAETARLALVALALPHAASPLGTVTASLGVALHVPTVGETSDLLVQQADLALYQAKAGGRNQTVLYGAGSRTPAEPDPGPGA from the coding sequence GTGCTCGCCACCACCCCACCCCCCCTGTCGTCCACCGGACCCGACCGCCCGCCCTGGTGGATCTACCTGCTGTTGCCGCTGCTGCATTTCGCCAGCGTCAAGCTCACCCTGTTGTGCGCCGTCACCCCGGAAACCGAGGCCGTGGTCTGGCTGCCCAACGCGGTGCTGCTGGCCGCCCTGCTGCGCTACCAGGGCCAGCGCGGCTGGGCCATGGCGGCGCTGACCACCAGCTCGGACGTGCTGGCCACCACGTCGGCTTTTCCGCTGGGGAGCTCGGTCATGCTGGGCCTGGTGAATCTGGCCGAGGTGCTGCTGGCCTACGGGCTGATGCGGCGCATGCATGTATCGCGGGGCCTGCAGCGGATTGAAGATTTCGGCAAATTCATTGCCGCCGGGCCCATCGTGGCGGCGCTGCTGGCCGCACTGCTGGCCTCGGCCATCCTGCTGCACATGGATGCCGGCATCACCACGCCGTACCTGGCGCTGGTCCGCGTGTGGTGGTTTGGCGATGCACTGGGCCTGCTGATCTACACGCCGCTGCTGCTCAGCTTCTCCGGGCCGGTGCACGCACCCCCCACCCGCTGCACCCTGCTCGACGGCACCATCGTGCTGCTGGGCGTGGCACTGGCCTGGCTGGTCTTCTCTGCCGAGCAGGGCGAAGTCGGCGGCGTGTCGGTGACACCGGACCTGCTGCTGCCCCCCGTGCTGTACCTGGCGGTGCGCTTCGGCATACGCTGGACGGCGCTGGCGGTGGCGCTGATCTCCCTGGCCACCGCCTGGGTCCTGACCACCGGCCACCAGCCCTTCGGGGCGGTCGACGTGCACCTGGAAATCGTGCGGGCGCAGGAGTTCATCTTCACGCTGTGCACCGTGGGCATCGGTTTCGCCATTTTGCTGACCGAGCTGAAAACCCACGAACGCGGGCTGGAAGACAAGGTGCGCGAGCGCACCCAGGCCCTGGAAGCCTCCAACGCCCGGCTGGCGGAACTGAGCGCCACCGACGGCCTGACCGGCATCGCCAACCGCCGCCGCTTCGACGAGGTGCTGGCCAGCGAATGGAGCCGGGCGACCCGCAGCGGCCAGCCCCTGGCGCTGGTGATGCTGGACGTGGACTTTTTCAAACCCTACAACGACCACTACGGCCACCTGGCGGGCGACGACTGCCTGCGCCACGTCGCCCGCGTACTGGCCGCGCAACTGCACCGCGGCGGCGACCTGGTGGCCCGCTACGGTGGTGAAGAATTTGTGCTACTGGCCTGGGTGCGCGATGCCGCCGATGCCCGGCACATCGCCGAAACCGCCCGCCTGGCCCTGGTCGCCCTGGCCCTGCCGCACGCGGCATCGCCCTTGGGCACGGTCACCGCCAGCCTGGGGGTAGCGCTGCACGTTCCCACCGTGGGCGAAACCTCCGACCTGCTGGTGCAGCAGGCCGACCTGGCGCTCTATCAGGCCAAGGCCGGTGGCCGCAACCAGACCGTGCTGTACGGCGCAGGCAGCAGGACACCCGCAGAGCCTGACCCCGGCCCAGGTGCCTAG
- a CDS encoding metallophosphoesterase — MTVLLQISDPHFGTEQAPVVAALAALARQQQPDLLVLSGDITQRARSAQFRAARACMDRLGGPLLAVPGNHDIPLFNLWARWRHPYAGHCAAFGPVLEPVFRSADLLVVGVNTTRAYRHEDGEVSPAQIERVATLLAGATAAQLRVVVVHQPIAVQRAEDVKNLLRGHADAQRAWALAGADVVLGGHIHLPFVLPLPGLARPLWAVQAGTALSSRVRAGAPNSVNLLRWQAAERRCNVEQWDFAAASGAFACVKVTPIQVGRGLHAV, encoded by the coding sequence ATGACCGTGCTGCTGCAAATATCCGACCCGCATTTCGGCACCGAGCAGGCCCCGGTGGTGGCGGCCCTGGCGGCCCTGGCGCGGCAGCAGCAGCCCGATCTGCTGGTGCTGTCGGGCGACATCACCCAGCGCGCGCGCAGCGCCCAGTTTCGGGCGGCGCGGGCCTGCATGGACCGGCTGGGCGGGCCGCTGCTGGCGGTGCCCGGCAACCACGACATCCCGCTGTTCAACCTGTGGGCGCGCTGGCGGCACCCCTACGCCGGGCACTGCGCGGCCTTTGGGCCCGTGCTGGAGCCGGTGTTCCGGTCGGCCGACCTGCTGGTGGTCGGCGTGAACACCACCCGGGCCTACCGCCATGAAGACGGCGAGGTATCGCCCGCGCAGATCGAGCGCGTGGCCACCTTGCTGGCCGGGGCCACGGCGGCGCAGTTGCGTGTGGTGGTGGTGCACCAGCCGATTGCGGTGCAGCGCGCCGAAGACGTGAAGAATCTGCTGCGTGGCCACGCCGACGCGCAGCGGGCGTGGGCACTGGCCGGGGCCGACGTGGTGCTGGGCGGGCATATCCACCTGCCGTTTGTGCTGCCGCTGCCGGGCCTGGCGCGGCCCCTGTGGGCGGTGCAGGCGGGCACGGCGTTGTCGAGCCGGGTGCGCGCGGGCGCGCCGAACTCGGTGAACCTGCTGCGCTGGCAGGCGGCCGAGCGGCGTTGCAATGTGGAGCAGTGGGATTTTGCAGCCGCGTCCGGCGCGTTTGCGTGTGTGAAAGTGACACCGATCCAGGTGGGCCGGGGGCTGCATGCCGTTTGA
- a CDS encoding MFS transporter — protein sequence MLPNARRFLILMLLQAFAVGLSNIFVNLYIWNIDRSLLTQAHYSLSQSAAILLSFPLCSLHARRTSPMASSRVGLVLFMLAYAVILWLQEDCARHVGLIGGLLGLAVSFFVIGQHMQFLENAHDAQRDRFLYAANYMTSGAAIVAPLLAGWLIRHIAGPRGYSVVFGLSLLTFAVAAWWSTRISGQPLGRASNLLGAWRNKQRTWRGMFWVSTAMATVQGTYTSFLVTIMAYAILQDELAFGAYSAMVALVGLVSSIALALWSQARHRLRTYTLGALLLCAASVALALVQEPAMLVVYGIASAIGMNTITTCEMAWSYAAIESAPDYAQHKLDYIVVREIPLGLGRMVGVGLFVLLNSQFESQVLSLGFVLFGAVYLALVPALRRIWQPTGPILQKT from the coding sequence ATGCTCCCGAACGCCCGCCGTTTCCTGATCTTGATGCTGCTGCAGGCCTTTGCCGTCGGCCTGTCCAACATCTTCGTCAACCTCTACATCTGGAACATCGACCGCTCTCTGCTCACCCAGGCGCACTACAGCCTGAGCCAGTCGGCGGCGATCTTGCTGAGCTTTCCGCTGTGCAGCCTGCACGCGCGGCGCACTTCGCCCATGGCCAGCTCACGGGTCGGGCTGGTGCTGTTCATGCTGGCCTACGCGGTGATTCTGTGGCTGCAGGAAGACTGCGCCCGGCATGTGGGCCTGATCGGCGGCCTGCTGGGGCTGGCGGTGAGCTTCTTTGTCATCGGCCAGCACATGCAGTTTCTGGAAAACGCCCACGACGCGCAGCGCGACCGCTTTCTCTACGCCGCCAACTACATGACCAGCGGTGCCGCCATCGTGGCCCCGCTGCTGGCGGGCTGGCTGATCCGGCATATTGCGGGCCCGCGTGGCTACAGCGTGGTGTTCGGCCTGTCGCTGCTGACCTTTGCGGTAGCCGCCTGGTGGTCGACCCGCATCAGCGGCCAGCCGCTGGGCCGCGCCTCCAACCTGCTGGGCGCCTGGCGCAACAAGCAGCGCACCTGGCGCGGCATGTTCTGGGTCAGCACCGCCATGGCCACGGTGCAGGGCACCTACACCAGCTTTCTGGTCACCATCATGGCCTATGCCATCTTGCAAGACGAATTGGCCTTTGGCGCCTACAGCGCCATGGTGGCGCTGGTGGGCCTGGTGTCCAGCATTGCCCTGGCCCTGTGGTCGCAGGCCCGGCACCGGCTGCGCACCTACACCCTGGGCGCCCTGCTGCTGTGCGCCGCCTCCGTCGCCCTGGCCCTGGTGCAGGAGCCCGCCATGCTGGTGGTCTACGGCATCGCCAGCGCCATCGGCATGAACACCATCACCACCTGCGAAATGGCCTGGAGCTACGCCGCCATCGAGTCGGCGCCCGACTACGCGCAGCACAAGCTGGACTACATCGTGGTGCGCGAAATCCCGCTGGGCCTGGGCCGCATGGTGGGCGTGGGCCTTTTTGTGCTGCTCAACAGCCAGTTTGAAAGCCAGGTGCTGAGCCTGGGCTTTGTGCTGTTTGGCGCGGTGTATTTGGCGCTGGTGCCCGCGCTGCGACGCATCTGGCAGCCCACCGGGCCCATACTACAAAAAACGTAG
- a CDS encoding carbohydrate ABC transporter permease, translating into MATPPKPPPRRGKRQNWAVNFALLPMAVTVLLCYLGTVLWSIVVSLTSSKTFPNTNFVGLAQYEKLFTTDRWWLSLHNMALFGVIFVIACLALGFFLAVFIDQKVRGEGILRTIFLYPYAMSFVATGLVWQWMLNPGLGLQEAVRQLGFPNFEFDWIISQDKVMYAIALAAVWQSAGLVMALLLAGLRGVDEEIWKAARIDGIPVWRVYMSIVLPMIAPSIATATVLLSLGVIKVFDVVVAMTGGGPGIASEVPAKFIMDYLFNRANIGLASAASVVLLLTVLALLLPWLYAKNRMEKNNNKGH; encoded by the coding sequence ATGGCCACACCCCCCAAACCCCCACCCCGGCGCGGCAAGCGCCAGAACTGGGCGGTCAACTTCGCCCTGCTGCCCATGGCGGTGACCGTATTGCTGTGCTACCTGGGCACGGTGCTGTGGTCCATCGTGGTGTCGCTGACCAGCTCCAAGACCTTCCCCAACACCAACTTCGTCGGGCTGGCGCAGTACGAAAAGCTCTTCACCACCGACCGCTGGTGGCTGTCGCTGCACAACATGGCGCTGTTTGGTGTGATCTTTGTGATTGCCTGCCTGGCGCTGGGCTTTTTTCTGGCGGTATTTATCGACCAGAAGGTGCGCGGCGAAGGCATATTGCGCACCATTTTTCTCTACCCCTATGCCATGAGCTTCGTGGCCACCGGCCTGGTCTGGCAGTGGATGCTCAACCCCGGCCTGGGCCTGCAAGAGGCGGTGCGCCAGCTAGGCTTTCCCAATTTTGAGTTCGACTGGATCATCAGCCAGGACAAGGTGATGTACGCCATCGCCCTGGCCGCGGTGTGGCAGTCGGCCGGGCTGGTCATGGCATTGCTGCTGGCAGGCCTGCGCGGCGTGGACGAAGAGATCTGGAAGGCCGCGCGCATCGACGGCATTCCGGTCTGGCGCGTCTACATGAGCATCGTGCTGCCCATGATTGCGCCCAGCATTGCCACCGCCACCGTGCTGCTGTCGCTGGGCGTGATCAAGGTGTTCGACGTGGTGGTCGCCATGACCGGTGGCGGCCCCGGCATTGCCAGCGAGGTGCCCGCCAAGTTCATCATGGACTACCTGTTCAACCGCGCCAACATCGGCCTGGCCTCGGCCGCCTCGGTGGTGCTGCTGCTGACCGTGCTGGCCCTGCTGCTGCCCTGGCTGTACGCCAAGAACCGCATGGAAAAAAACAACAACAAGGGCCATTGA
- a CDS encoding diacylglycerol kinase family protein codes for MNPSPLQDPAAPLIFVINAASGRSDADAKRAVIEQALQAAGRTGELLFTRPADLPRVAREAAATALATRSAVVAVGGDGTINAVAQAAHAAGCALGVVPLGTFNYFARTHGISTEPAQAAQMLMQAVPTPVQVGTVNGQVFLVNASLGLYPVLLEDRETYKARFGRSRWVALGAAVMTLLRFHRQLHLQIDQGGVVRNVRTPTLFVGNNRLQLEQVGVNLSDHPARPLDDGQIAAVMLKPMGTLAMVGLMVRGAMGTLGEADSVESFAFSRMVVQPRRRKIKVAFDGEVTRMRTPLEFRVAAQPLFLLKPAEGSRS; via the coding sequence ATGAACCCAAGCCCTCTACAGGACCCCGCCGCGCCGCTGATCTTCGTCATCAACGCGGCCTCGGGCCGCAGCGATGCCGATGCCAAGCGCGCGGTGATCGAACAGGCCTTGCAGGCTGCCGGACGCACCGGCGAACTGCTTTTTACCCGCCCTGCCGATCTGCCCCGCGTGGCCCGCGAAGCCGCGGCCACCGCCCTGGCCACCCGCTCGGCGGTGGTGGCGGTGGGCGGCGACGGCACCATCAACGCCGTGGCCCAGGCGGCGCACGCGGCGGGCTGCGCCCTGGGCGTGGTGCCGCTGGGCACCTTCAACTACTTTGCCCGCACCCACGGCATTTCCACCGAGCCCGCGCAGGCCGCGCAGATGCTGATGCAGGCCGTGCCCACGCCGGTGCAGGTGGGCACGGTCAACGGCCAGGTGTTTCTGGTCAACGCCAGCCTGGGCCTGTACCCGGTGCTGCTGGAAGACCGCGAAACCTACAAGGCCCGCTTTGGCCGCAGCCGCTGGGTGGCCCTGGGCGCGGCGGTGATGACCCTGCTGCGCTTCCACCGCCAGTTGCATCTGCAGATCGACCAGGGCGGCGTGGTGCGCAATGTGCGCACGCCCACGCTGTTTGTGGGCAACAACCGCCTGCAGTTGGAGCAGGTGGGCGTCAACCTCAGCGACCACCCGGCGCGCCCGCTGGACGACGGCCAGATCGCCGCGGTGATGCTCAAACCCATGGGCACCCTGGCCATGGTGGGCTTGATGGTGCGTGGCGCCATGGGCACGCTGGGCGAGGCCGACAGTGTGGAGAGCTTTGCGTTTTCGCGCATGGTGGTGCAGCCGCGCCGGCGCAAGATCAAGGTAGCGTTTGACGGCGAGGTGACCCGCATGCGCACCCCGCTGGAATTCAGGGTGGCCGCGCAGCCCTTGTTCCTGCTCAAACCCGCCGAGGGCAGCCGTTCATGA